One window from the genome of Pseudomonas sp. L5B5 encodes:
- a CDS encoding PolC-type DNA polymerase III translates to MSLFNWFRPAASALGIEHQQRRERLPAFAPLGEHSLREQRWIVVDVETSGLNLNRDQVLSIGAVVIEDGAIDFSQQFERTLQREGHKLSPSVLIHGLGPSAIAAGSDPVEALLDFMEFVGDSPLLAFHAPFDQHMLGRALKDSLGYRLQHEFLDVADMAPLLCPEAHIREAGLDDWIGWFKLQVVERHHAAADALATAELALILFNRARQQQIHSPLNLQQRLGQWKRRQQAPSF, encoded by the coding sequence GTGAGCCTGTTCAACTGGTTCCGCCCCGCCGCCAGCGCCCTGGGCATCGAGCACCAGCAGCGTCGCGAGCGCCTGCCGGCCTTCGCGCCACTGGGCGAGCACAGCCTGCGCGAGCAACGCTGGATCGTGGTAGACGTGGAAACCAGCGGCCTGAACCTCAACCGCGACCAGGTCCTGTCCATCGGCGCCGTGGTGATCGAGGACGGCGCCATCGATTTCAGCCAGCAGTTCGAACGCACCTTGCAGCGCGAGGGGCACAAGCTCAGTCCCAGTGTGCTGATCCACGGCCTGGGTCCCAGCGCCATCGCTGCCGGCAGCGATCCGGTGGAAGCCTTGCTGGACTTCATGGAATTCGTCGGGGACAGCCCGCTGCTGGCCTTCCATGCACCCTTCGACCAGCACATGCTCGGCCGGGCGCTGAAGGACAGCCTGGGCTACCGCCTGCAGCACGAGTTCCTCGACGTGGCGGACATGGCTCCGTTGCTGTGTCCCGAGGCGCACATCCGCGAAGCCGGCCTGGATGACTGGATCGGCTGGTTCAAGCTGCAGGTGGTGGAACGTCACCACGCCGCGGCCGATGCCCTGGCCACCGCCGAACTGGCGCTGATCCTGTTCAACCGCGCACGTCAGCAGCAGATCCACAGCCCGCTCAACCTGCAACAACGCCTGGGCCAATGGAAACGCCGCCAGCAGGCGCCCTCATTCTGA
- a CDS encoding putative nucleotidyltransferase substrate binding domain-containing protein: MSKTDAFTQAGKTAVLQNIQGTVQFLQRFPPFNQMENLHLAYLVEQCQLRFYGPGDSIIKPADGPVEHFYIVKQGRVVGERTHAAKGSTETTFEITTGECFPLAALLGERATRTEHRAAEDTFCLQLNKDAFIKLFALSAEFRDFALRGVSSLLDQVNQQVKRKAVETLGTQYSLNTRLGELAMRHPVTCSPATPLREAVAQMHEQQVGSIVVVDEHKAPLGIFTLRDLRQVVADGSQDLNQPIDRHMTQAPFFLSPDHSAFDAAIAMTERHIAHVCLVKEQRLCGVVSERDLFSLQRVDLVHLARTIRNAPRVEHLVALRGEIGQLVERMLAHGASSTQITHIITLLNDHTVCRVIELTLADKGDPGVPFSWLCFGSEGRREQTLHTDQDNGILFEARDAVHAAEIRGKLLPIAQQINQSLAQCGFTLCKGNIMAGNPELCLSRAEWARRFAAFIREATPENLLGSSIYFDLRVVWGDEQGAEQLRRGILDQVADNRLFQRMLAENALRQRPPVGRFREFVLAKKNGEKATLDLKVQGLTPFVDGARLLALANGIGAINTLERLRQLVSRQVIEPLDGAAYEEAYHFIQQTRMQQHQRQTRENQPYSNRVDPDSLNHLDRRILRESLRQAQRLQSSLALRYQL; the protein is encoded by the coding sequence ATGAGTAAGACGGACGCCTTCACCCAGGCCGGGAAGACCGCTGTACTGCAGAACATCCAGGGCACCGTGCAGTTCCTGCAACGCTTCCCGCCCTTCAACCAGATGGAAAACCTGCACCTGGCCTACCTGGTGGAACAATGCCAGCTGCGCTTCTACGGTCCCGGTGACAGCATCATCAAGCCGGCCGACGGCCCCGTGGAGCACTTCTACATCGTCAAGCAGGGCCGTGTGGTCGGCGAACGTACCCATGCGGCCAAGGGCAGCACCGAGACCACCTTCGAGATCACCACCGGCGAGTGCTTCCCCCTGGCCGCGCTGCTCGGAGAACGAGCGACCCGCACCGAGCACCGGGCCGCCGAAGACACCTTCTGCCTGCAACTGAACAAGGATGCCTTCATCAAGCTGTTCGCCCTGTCCGCCGAATTTCGCGACTTCGCCCTGCGCGGGGTCAGCAGCCTGCTTGACCAGGTCAACCAGCAGGTCAAGCGCAAGGCCGTGGAAACCCTCGGTACCCAGTACTCGCTGAACACCCGCCTGGGTGAACTGGCCATGCGGCACCCGGTGACCTGCTCCCCGGCCACGCCCCTGCGCGAAGCCGTGGCGCAGATGCATGAACAACAGGTAGGCAGCATCGTGGTGGTGGACGAGCACAAGGCGCCCCTGGGGATCTTCACCCTGCGCGACCTGCGCCAGGTGGTGGCCGACGGCAGCCAGGACCTCAACCAGCCCATCGACCGGCACATGACCCAGGCGCCGTTCTTCCTCAGCCCGGACCACAGCGCCTTTGACGCCGCCATCGCCATGACCGAGCGCCATATCGCCCACGTCTGCCTGGTCAAGGAGCAGCGCCTGTGCGGCGTGGTATCCGAGCGCGACCTGTTTTCCCTGCAACGGGTCGACCTGGTGCACCTGGCGCGAACCATCCGCAATGCACCACGGGTGGAGCACCTGGTGGCGCTGCGGGGCGAGATCGGCCAGTTGGTTGAGCGCATGCTGGCCCACGGCGCCTCCTCGACCCAGATCACCCACATCATCACCCTGCTCAACGACCACACCGTGTGCCGGGTCATCGAACTGACCCTGGCCGACAAGGGCGACCCCGGCGTGCCCTTCAGCTGGCTGTGCTTCGGCAGCGAGGGCCGGCGCGAACAGACCCTGCACACCGACCAGGACAACGGCATCCTGTTCGAGGCCCGGGACGCGGTCCACGCGGCAGAGATTCGCGGCAAGCTGCTGCCCATCGCCCAGCAGATCAACCAGAGCCTGGCCCAGTGCGGCTTCACCCTGTGCAAGGGCAACATCATGGCCGGCAACCCCGAGCTGTGCCTGTCCCGCGCCGAATGGGCCCGGCGCTTCGCCGCCTTCATCCGCGAGGCCACCCCGGAAAACCTCCTGGGCTCGAGCATCTACTTCGACCTGCGGGTGGTCTGGGGCGACGAGCAAGGCGCCGAGCAACTGCGCCGCGGCATCCTCGACCAGGTGGCCGACAATCGCCTGTTCCAGCGCATGCTGGCGGAAAACGCCCTGCGCCAACGTCCACCGGTGGGGCGCTTTCGCGAGTTCGTGCTGGCCAAGAAGAACGGCGAGAAGGCCACCCTCGACCTCAAGGTCCAGGGCCTCACGCCTTTCGTCGACGGCGCCCGCCTGCTGGCCCTGGCCAACGGCATCGGCGCGATCAATACCCTGGAGCGCCTGCGCCAACTGGTATCCAGGCAGGTCATCGAACCGCTGGACGGCGCCGCCTATGAAGAGGCCTACCACTTCATCCAGCAGACCCGCATGCAACAGCATCAGCGCCAGACCCGGGAGAACCAGCCCTATTCCAACCGAGTCGACCCCGACAGCCTCAACCACCTGGACCGGCGCATCCTGCGCGAGTCCCTGCGCCAGGCACAGCGCCTGCAAAGCAGCCTGGCCCTGCGGTATCAGCTGTGA
- a CDS encoding response regulator: protein MSDHDILSDAEREALSAVMLEPDLPPQRVLIADDDKDARELLSEILGLDGIRCMTAASGKAALELLESNKSIGLLITDLRMAPCSGLDLIRQVRESERAALPIIIISGDADVRDAIAAMHLSVVDFLLKPIDTGKLLALVKHELGMVP from the coding sequence ATGTCCGACCACGATATCTTGAGTGATGCCGAGCGCGAGGCGCTGAGTGCCGTCATGCTGGAACCCGACCTGCCGCCGCAGCGGGTGCTGATTGCCGATGACGACAAGGATGCCCGCGAGCTGCTGTCGGAAATCCTCGGCCTCGATGGCATTCGCTGCATGACCGCGGCCAGTGGCAAGGCCGCGCTCGAGTTGCTCGAGTCGAACAAGTCCATCGGCCTGCTGATCACCGACCTGCGCATGGCCCCTTGCAGTGGCCTGGACCTGATTCGCCAGGTGCGCGAGTCGGAGCGGGCGGCCCTGCCGATCATCATCATTTCCGGTGATGCCGACGTGCGCGATGCCATCGCCGCCATGCACCTGAGCGTGGTGGACTTTCTGCTCAAGCCGATCGACACCGGCAAGCTGCTGGCCCTGGTCAAGCACGAGCTGGGCATGGTGCCCTAG